Proteins from a genomic interval of Fundulus heteroclitus isolate FHET01 chromosome 21, MU-UCD_Fhet_4.1, whole genome shotgun sequence:
- the LOC105920569 gene encoding frizzled-7-A, which produces MIPVPGLRPGQTAAHLSLEEHHRKKVLLAQWKKSCSSLNASPSNSSVMRTCCWFWRTAFALVLLILSGTAQYDGGNSVPRPSVCQPISIPLCTDIAYNQTIMPNLLGHTSQEDAGLEVHQFYPLVQVQCSAELQFFLCTMYAPVCTVLDRPIPPCRSLCEQARQGCEELMNKFGFQWPARLRCQNFPVHGAGEICVGQNTSDAEGPASELIPTTLPPFMRSERPFSCPPQLQVPSYLSYTFLGDKDCGAPCEPSKPGGLMYFSEEELQFSRLWVGTWSILCCVSTLFTILTYLLDRRRFLYPERPVIFLSGCYFMVGLAYGAGFLLQDKAACVDRFKEGGYRMVVQGTEKDVCTGVFMVLYFFSVSSCMWWLVLSLSWFLSAAMKWGHEAIEANSQYFHLAAWVVPALKTIMVLAVRQVEGDPLSGVCSVGVYGVDGLRGFVLAPLLVYLLIGTAFLLTGFVSLFHVRSIMKHNGTKTEKLDRLMVRIGAFSLLYTVSQAVAIACLVYEQAFRPQWDAAWRAQTCGHFAVPCPAGHPPPASPSFTVFMIKYLMTLMTGVTSGLWVWSGKTMRSWRRFSKRANIREQQVGRS; this is translated from the coding sequence ATGATCCCAGTTCCTGGCCTCCGACCAGGACAGACTGCAGCCCACCTTTCTCTGGAGGAGCATCACAGGAAGAAGGTGCTCCTCGCTCAGTGGAAGAAGAGCTGCAGCTCCCTGAACGCCTCTCCTTCTAACTCGTCTGTGATGAGaacctgctgctggttctggaggACCGCCTTCGCTCTGGTGCTCCTCATCCTCTCCGGAACGGCTCAGTACGACGGGGGGAATTCTGTCCCGCGGCCCAGCGTCTGCCAGCCCATCTCCATCCCGCTCTGCACGGACATCGCCTACAACCAGACCATCATGCCCAACCTGCTGGGTCACACCAGCCAGGAGGACGCCGGCCTGGAGGTCCACCAGTTTTACCCTCTGGTCCAGGTCCAGTGCTCCGCAGAGCTGCAGTTCTTCCTGTGCACCATGTACGCGCCGGTGTGTACGGTGCTGGACCGGCCCATCCCGCCCTGCCGGTCCCTGTGTGAGCAGGCGCGGCAGGGCTGCGAGGAGCTCATGAACAAGTTCGGCTTCCAGTGGCCGGCCAGGCTGCGCTGCCAGAACTTCCCGGTTCACGGAGCCGGAGAGATCTGCGTGGGTCAGAACACGAGCGACGCCGAAGGTCCCGCCTCTGAGCTGATCCCGACCACGCTGCCTCCCTTCATGCGGAGCGAACGTCCCTTCTCCTGTCCCCCGCAGCTTCAGGTGCCCTCCTACCTGAGCTACACCTTCCTGGGGGACAAGGACTGCGGCGCCCCCTGTGAGCCCTCCAAGCCCGGCGGACTCATGTACTTCAGCGAGGAGGAGTTACAGTTCAGCCGGCTCTGGGTCGGAACCTGGTCCATCTTGTGCTGCGTCAGCACGCTCTTCACCATTCTGACGTATTTACTGGACCGGAGGAGGTTCCTCTACCCAGAGAGGCCCGTCATCTTCCTGTCTGGCTGCTACTTCATGGTGGGCCTGGCGTACGGCGCCggcttcctgctgcaggacaAGGCGGCGTGTGTGGACAGGTTCAAGGAGGGAGGCTACAGGATGGTGGTCCAGGGCACAGAGAAGGACGTCTGCACTGGTGTCTTCATGGTCCTCTACTTCTTCAGCGTGTCCAGCTGCATGTGGTGGCTCGTCCTGTCCCTCAGCTGGTTCCTGTCTGCAGCGATGAAGTGGGGCCACGAGGCCATCGAAGCCAACTCTCAGTACTTCCACCTGGCCGCCTGGGTGGTTCCGGCGCTGAAGACCATCATGGTGCTGGCCGTCCGGCAGGTGGAGGGCGATCCGCTCAGCGGTGTTTGTTCTGTAGGCGTCTACGGCGTGGACGGCCTGCGAGGCTTCGTCCTGGCACCGCTCCTCGTTTACCTCCTCATCGGCACCGCCTTCCTGCTGACCGGCTTTGTCTCGCTGTTCCACGTCCGATCCATCATGAAGCACAACGGCACCAAGACGGAGAAGCTGGACAGGCTGATGGTGCGGATCGGCGCCTTCAGCTTGCTCTACACGGTCTCCCAGGCGGTCGCCATCGCCTGCCTGGTATATGAGCAGGCGTTCCGGCCGCAGTGGGACGCCGCCTGGCGCGCCCAGACCTGCGGACACTTCGCCGTGCCCTGCCCAGCCGGACACCCTCCTCCCGCCTCGCCCAGCTTCACAGTCTTCATGATCAAGTACCTGATGACCTTAATGACGGGGGTCACGTCCGGTCTCTGGGTCTGGTCGGGTAAGACGATGCGGTCTTGGCGGCGTTTTTCTAAGAGAGCGAACATCAGAGAGCAGCAGGTGGGAAGAAGCTGA